One window of Toxotes jaculatrix isolate fToxJac2 chromosome 19, fToxJac2.pri, whole genome shotgun sequence genomic DNA carries:
- the uts1 gene encoding urotensin 1, with amino-acid sequence MKPVPLLLLLSSVLLSSHLRPAAGRPRTFPGWLDGSGRLQTQQMDEVLLRAAAAGDSTASDLVGDSILRFLQRRNPGHLHLLPTEEESEDEAVRTAAQLLKRSEEPPLSIDLTFHLLRNMIQMAKMESQREQAQLNRKVLDEVGK; translated from the coding sequence ATGAAGCCAGTccccctgctcctgctcctctcctccgtcCTCCTCTCATCACACCTCCGCCCCGCCGCCGGCAGACCGCGCACCTTCCCCGGCTGGCTGGATGGCAGCGGTCGCCTCCAGACGCAGCAAATGGACGAAGTGCTCCTCAGAGCGGCCGCGGCCGGGGACAGCACCGCCTCTGATCTAGTGGGCGACAGCATCCTGAGGTTTCTCCAGAGGAGGAACCCGGGACATCTCCACCTGCTGCCAACggaggaggagagcgaggaCGAGGCAGTGAGGACGGCGGCGCAGCTGCTGAAACGGAGCGAAGAGCCGCCGCTGTCCATCGACCTGACCTTCCACCTGCTGAGGAATATGATCCAGATGGCCAAGATGGAGAGCCAGAGGGAGCAGGCTCAGCTCAACCGCAAAGTGCTCGACGAGGTCGGGAAGTAA